A window of Candidatus Sulfotelmatobacter sp. contains these coding sequences:
- a CDS encoding DUF885 domain-containing protein: MLETEKAFASLSEEFVEVSLRQDPVAATLAGIHDYDALFPDHSPDGQRERSAWLRDFEQRLVAAVPWEELPTTQRVDFALLRSKLAVARAELEDLKVLARNPVRAAETALYGVFLLMARPFAPLEERKEPLLSRLMALPDYLEGARTSLQQVPPLYLSVAIEVASSGPSFVDEVVRQLLHAFPGEAERIEHAGGRARVGFLGYQEALERDVRARAGGSHSLGQRWLDWRLEHEHLLSLRSADLDALGREHMATTLEELENEARRLDPSHTWQEQIAIARERHPETLRVREAYVAEVERARRFVAEKRLAPLPEARLEIVDTPVFERPTTPYAAYLAPAPFDEESTGWFFVTPVDMAKSRETQERQLQAHALAALPITTAHEAYPGHHLQVSIANRSGSRLRKLADSPMMCEGWALYSEELMYEHGFYREPVSRLYQLRELLRRACRVVIDVGLHTGRMSFEQAVQYLVTEALVEPEMAESEVKRYALTPTQPSSYLVGKIQLTELRDEARRRLGSRFDLHDFHAALLASGSVPPTLVREELSERLP; the protein is encoded by the coding sequence ATGCTCGAAACCGAAAAGGCCTTCGCGTCGCTGAGCGAGGAGTTCGTCGAGGTATCGCTGCGCCAGGATCCGGTGGCGGCGACGCTGGCGGGTATTCACGACTACGACGCGTTGTTTCCCGATCATTCGCCCGACGGCCAGCGTGAACGAAGCGCATGGCTGCGGGATTTCGAGCAGCGGCTGGTGGCTGCCGTGCCGTGGGAGGAGCTGCCCACGACGCAGCGTGTGGATTTCGCGCTCCTGCGCTCCAAGCTCGCCGTGGCGCGCGCCGAGCTCGAAGATCTCAAGGTGCTGGCGCGCAATCCGGTGCGCGCCGCCGAAACCGCGCTGTACGGCGTCTTCCTGCTCATGGCGCGACCGTTCGCGCCGCTCGAGGAACGCAAGGAGCCGCTCCTCTCGCGACTGATGGCGCTCCCCGACTATCTCGAGGGTGCGCGCACCAGCCTCCAGCAGGTGCCGCCGCTCTATCTGTCCGTGGCGATCGAGGTGGCCTCCAGCGGCCCGAGCTTCGTTGACGAGGTGGTGCGGCAGCTGCTGCACGCGTTCCCGGGCGAGGCGGAGCGAATTGAACACGCCGGCGGCCGCGCGCGCGTCGGCTTCCTCGGCTACCAGGAGGCGCTCGAGCGCGACGTGCGCGCCCGCGCCGGCGGTTCCCACTCGCTCGGCCAGCGCTGGCTGGACTGGCGGCTCGAGCACGAGCATCTGCTCTCGCTCCGCTCGGCCGACCTCGATGCGCTCGGCCGCGAGCACATGGCGACCACGCTCGAGGAACTGGAAAACGAGGCCCGCCGGCTCGACCCCTCGCATACCTGGCAGGAGCAGATCGCGATCGCGCGGGAGCGGCACCCGGAAACGCTGCGCGTCCGCGAGGCCTATGTCGCCGAGGTCGAGCGCGCTCGCCGCTTCGTCGCCGAGAAGCGACTGGCCCCGCTGCCCGAAGCGCGGCTCGAGATCGTGGACACACCGGTCTTCGAACGCCCCACCACGCCCTACGCCGCGTATCTGGCACCCGCGCCGTTCGACGAAGAATCGACCGGCTGGTTCTTCGTCACGCCGGTCGACATGGCCAAGTCGCGCGAGACGCAGGAGCGCCAGCTGCAGGCGCACGCCCTCGCGGCCCTGCCGATCACCACGGCGCACGAGGCCTACCCGGGGCATCACCTGCAGGTCTCGATCGCCAATCGGAGCGGCTCGCGCCTCCGCAAGCTCGCCGACAGTCCCATGATGTGCGAGGGCTGGGCGCTCTACTCCGAGGAGCTGATGTACGAGCACGGGTTCTACCGCGAGCCCGTGAGCCGCCTGTACCAGTTGCGGGAGCTGCTGCGGCGCGCCTGCCGCGTGGTGATCGACGTCGGGCTCCACACCGGTCGCATGAGCTTCGAGCAGGCGGTCCAATACCTGGTGACCGAGGCGCTGGTCGAACCGGAGATGGCCGAGTCTGAGGTGAAGCGCTACGCGCTCACGCCGACGCAGCCTTCGAGCTACCTGGTCGGAAAGATCCAGCTGACCGAACTGCGCGACGAGGCTCGCCGGCGGCTGGGATCGCGGTTCGACTTGCACGACTTTCACGCGGCGCTGCTCGCCTCGGGCTCGGTGCCGCCCACGCTGGTTCGGGAAGAGCTGAGCGAGCGCCTGCCGTGA
- a CDS encoding cold shock domain-containing protein: MATGEDQVLKCIECGDEFVFTAGEQEFYREKGLTHAPTRCRRCRENRRAQRGQPGASAQPGSRAGAAASSRNQFAATCSNCGAETMVPFAPTAGRPVYCKDCYRQHRPARPERAARPSPVSAAPGARMQGAVKWFNESKGFGFIQDDGGEDVFVHFSAIQSDGFKTLAQGDRVEFDVVPGEKGRQAANVTRVG, translated from the coding sequence ATGGCTACGGGTGAGGATCAGGTTCTCAAGTGCATCGAGTGCGGTGACGAGTTCGTTTTCACCGCCGGGGAGCAGGAGTTCTACCGCGAAAAGGGACTGACTCACGCGCCGACCCGCTGCCGGCGCTGTCGCGAGAATCGTCGCGCACAGCGCGGACAGCCCGGCGCCTCGGCCCAGCCCGGCTCCCGCGCGGGCGCGGCCGCTTCCTCGAGGAATCAGTTCGCGGCCACCTGCAGCAACTGCGGTGCGGAAACCATGGTGCCGTTTGCGCCCACGGCCGGGCGGCCGGTCTACTGCAAGGATTGCTATCGCCAGCATCGTCCGGCGCGGCCCGAACGCGCCGCGCGTCCCTCGCCGGTCTCGGCCGCGCCCGGCGCCCGCATGCAGGGCGCGGTGAAGTGGTTCAACGAGTCGAAGGGATTCGGCTTCATCCAGGACGATGGTGGAGAAGACGTGTTCGTGCACTTCTCGGCCATCCAATCGGATGGGTTCAAGACCCTGGCGCAGGGGGATCGGGTCGAGTTCGACGTGGTTCCCGGCGAGAAGGGCAGGCAGGCGGCCAACGTCACTCGCGTCGGTTAG